A DNA window from Drosophila biarmipes strain raj3 chromosome 2R, RU_DBia_V1.1, whole genome shotgun sequence contains the following coding sequences:
- the LOC108023074 gene encoding general transcription factor 3C polypeptide 3 translates to MEDSDSNEVLIEEIDSNDVPENELEQFQETEPLRVVDIIDCDADGERRSFEADEEEGALIKRYVQGVQCLEFPDFCTKLEASDEEDEEEPLKTAPASSSVEQASTSAQAKAPQEQSSGGGRSGGGGFRKSQLSTALQGLMGEANLSFVYGRFETAERICMEIIRQNPLASEPFYTLAEIYENRDEVKFLNFSTLAAHLNPQDRDMWIRVSDLLVQQGNLARARLIYTKAIKMLPKVYQLRLRKAQLLQKMGETNASMFTYLKMLPLMPPDEWKMCLNTAKNVARYFHVLEKHTLALEAMEGAYSVCGGRFTLEDINIYLELLILNKQYAKVLRCLRERTNFELENDQEESLELIYFCEIPDDYVPELRAKLCVSLIHMRAHHLLGYIIQNVQEHITLTADRVELYMDITEALMQEHKYAEAIALMSPITDGDTVECPAFVWLRQAECLRQLNRTNEAIQSYEKVVQLAPFCYDARFTLSALLKQQGRHEEAVQALEQPGEAEGQPLIARLLYERCVMLQQIGRIEEFLDVGYALLSRHSIKLYNREEMMAAANGGSAYNSESLKTIIQMRSKAVDSSAEQDLQDPAKNAASETSDLTVKDEFNLFQELARTAFKHGMHSAAEKICFAMVTTKRFTYYHHEIERIMVLICYYNDDCAIAFSYLRELIAKQPSQTTLWNLLSLMIQKGDEVRYYRYMRRLMQRHPVDTKPMRIFQGHYHLNCASFKYALNIYMPILRENPDALVALCIAVAFNQLSLQKKVLRKSASVAQAVAFAQRYKELRSAGHEFADCAAQQEIFYNIGRIYHQANILHLAVEYYEKALAVPVHPLIAEHESTLGLQHEVAFNLHLIYRAHGNKWKARQYLMRYCVV, encoded by the exons ATGGAGGATTCCGACTCAAACGAGGTCCTGATCGAGGAAATAGACAGCAACGACGTGCCGGAGAACGAGCTGGAGCAGTTCCAGGAAACGGAGCCGCTGCGCGTGGTGGACATCATCGACTGCGACGCGGATGGCGAGCGCAGGAGCTTCGAGGCGGACGAGGAGGAAGGAGCTCTAATCAAGCGCTACGTGCAGGGCGTCCAGTGCCTGGAGTTCCCGGACTTTTGCACTAAGCTGGAGGCCAGCgacgaggaggatgaggaggagcCTCTGAAAACAGCACCGGCCTCCAGCAGCGTGGAGCAGGCCAGCACTTCAGCTCAAGCCAAGGCCCCGCAGGAGCAGTCCTCGGGAGGGGGGCGCTCCGGCGGCGGTGGCTTCCGGAAGAGCCAGCTGAGCACCGCCCTGCAGGGACTGATGGGCGAGGCCAACCTGAGCTTCGTCTATGGGCGCTTTGAAACCGCCGAGCGCATCTGCATGGAGATCATCCGGCAGAATCCGCTGGCCAGCGAGCCCTTCTACACGCTGGCCGAGATCTATGAGAACCGCGACGAGGTCAAGTTTCTCAACTTCTCAACGCTGGCCGCCCACTTGAATCCGCAGGATCGGGACATGTGGATACGGGTCTCCGATCTACTCGTGCAGCAGGGCAACCTGGCCCGTGCCCGCCTCATCTACACGAAGGCCATCAAGATGCTGCCCAAGGTGTATCAACTGCGGCTGCGAAAGGCTCAGTTGTTGCAGAAAATGGGCGAGACCAACGCTTCGATGTTCACGTACTTGAAGATGCTGCCCCTGATGCCGCCGGACGAGTGGAAGATGTGCCTAAACACAGCCAAGAACGTGGCCCGCTACTTTCATGTCCTGGAGAAGCACACGCTGGCCCTGGAGGCCATGGAGGGGGCGTACAGCGTTTGCGGAGGGCGCTTCACCCTGGAGGACATCAACATCTACCTGGAACTGCTGATCCTGAACAAGCAGTATGCCAAGGTGTTGCGCTGCCTGCGGGAGCGCACCAACTTTGAGCTGGAAAACGACCAGGAGGAGAGTCTGGAGCTGATCTACTTCTGCGAGATCCCCGACGACTACGTGCCCGAGTTGCGGGCCAAGCTCTGCGTGAGTCTCATCCACATGCGGGCGCACCATTTGCTGGGCTATATTATTCAGAATGTGCAGGAGCACATCACTCTGACGGCGGACCGAGTGGAGCTGTACATGGACATCACGGAGGCTCTGATGCAGGAACACAAGTACGCCGAGGCCATTGCGCTGATGAGTCCCATCACCGATGGCGACACCGTCGAGTGCCCTGCCTTTGTGTGGCTGCGGCAGGCCGAGTGCCTGCGCCAGTTGAACCGCACCAACGAGGCCATCCAGAGCTACGAGAAGGTGGTCCAACTGGCGCCCTTTTGCTACGACGCACGGTTTACCCTCTCCGCCCTGCTGAAGCAGCAGGGCAGGCACGAGGAGGCTGTTCAGGCACTGGAGCAGCCGGGTGAAGCGGAGGGCCAGCCTCTGATCGCCCGCCTGCTGTACGAGAGGTGTGTGATGCTGCAGCAGATCGGGAGAATCGAGGAGTTCCTGGACGTGGGCTACGCCCTGCTCAGTCGGCACTCCATCAAGCTGTACAACCGAGAGGAGATGATGGCGGCCGCAAATGGAGGAAGCGCATACAACTCCGAGAGTTTGAAGACCATCATACAGATGCGCAGCAAGGCGGTGGATAGCTCCGCGGAGCAGGATTTGCAG GATCCCGCCAAGAACGCCGCCAGTGAGACCTCTGATCTGACCGTCAAGGATGAGTTCAACCTGTTCCAGGAGCTGGCTCGCACGGCTTTTAAGCACGGCATGCACAGCGCCGCCGAGAAGATCTGCTTCGCCATGGTGACCACGAAAAGATTCACCTACTACCACCACGAGATCGAGAGGATTATGGTGCTGATCTGCTACTACAACGACGACTGTGCCATAGCCTTCTCGTACCTGCGCGAGCTGATCGCCAAGCAGCCCAGCCAGACGACTCTGTGGAACTTGCTATCGCTGATGATTCAAAAGGGAGACGAGGTTCGCTACTATCGCTACATGCGTCGCCTGATGCAACGTCACCCGGTGGATACCAAACCGATGCGCATCTTCCAGGGCCACTATCACCTGAACTGCGCCTCCTTCAAGTACGCCCTGAACATCTACATGCCCATTCTGCGCGAGAACCCCGATGCCCTGGTGGCCCTCTGCATAGCAGTGGCCTTTAACCAACTCTCGCTGCAGAAGAAGGTGCTCCGAAAGTCTGCCTCTGTGGCCCAGGCCGTAGCCTTTGCCCAGCGCTACAAGGAGCTGCGATCCGCTGGCCACGAGTTCGCGGACTGCGCCGCCCAGCAGGAGATCTTCTACAACATCGGACGCATCTACCATCAGGCCAACATCCTGCACCTGGCTGTGGAGTATTACGAAAAGGCTCTGGCCGTGCCTGTGCATCCGCTGATTGCGGAGCATGAGTCCACTCTGGGCCTGCAGCACGAGGTGGCCTTCAACCTGCACCTCATCTACCGAGCCCATGGGAACAAGTGGAAGGCCCGCCAGTACCTGATGCGTTACTGCGTGGTCTAA
- the LOC108022548 gene encoding putative helicase MOV-10: protein MHGPENLELLDRQLSYMAQNAQKWLKKKETTFTLGPKALEIYDPKAEKYDPLEKEKRLLSLMRNLPHYPPSVEMLDALTTEFTDEDLTATNAVFAEYLATKRLEFYNVCFVMQTLLTIEDLSTMQLYAQLIQKDVAVQRVSKLRYKINLSTTGVNPEDVVAINLDEVVLVPKSSLAASPLPKQLVLALLPHPHEGLEAKDPMRRHVAGVEAVSRTNVHIRFSRGNCPKEEDLLGQRFYVIIRSKRTPMRYMFRALKLLQETPLVRRYLFPFPSWLTQMVDQSRIQMHDCAVLPSWMQAKPLPQPAPPASIVLLNPTIKSNIEQLQAVQRIVAGPSPQGPYILFGPPGTGKTTTIVEAILQLRLQQPRSRILVTAGSNSACDTIALKLCEYIHGNARLREHFALQEKPEANHQLIRLFSRSIHHKGLKSVPALLLKNSNCSKNIYEHLGVSHILEYGITVATLCTVGRLVTDNLGKHNFFSHIFIDEAGAATEPEALIGIMGVKQTADCHVILSGDHKQLGAVIKSNRAASLGLSHSLMERLLRSDSYKLDENGNYDRTLQTRLRRNYRSHPEIVRVFNELYYNGELIPQAPTADVNLAANWSLLPNPQFPIIFQATHGVTKREQHSTSSYNQLEAQVLCWYVKRLMNDGLGKGRTVRQEDIGIVAPYTAQGKLITQLLQSQGHPNVEVGSVETYQGREKPVIIASLVRSFANMGFMRNPRRVNVLLSRAKALLILVGNPVTLRHHRDFKKIIKECKDQGTYVYKKKASQQRPQFLPDIDEDTSDEDSSSEYEDDELTPWYARMPKDISVTKDDEETSSFKAQEHLAALNKKLSQLSIKESDRIAVHSNFLKACAAAPKLAKLKLQNM, encoded by the exons ATGCACGGACCAGAGAACTTGGAGCTG TTGGATCGCCAGCTGTCGTACATGGCCCAAAATGCCCAGAAGTGGCTAAAAAAGAAGGAAACCACGTTTACTTTGGGGCCAAAAGCGCTGGAAATTTACGACCCCAAAGCCGAAAAATATGACCCCCTCGAGAAGGAGAAGAG ACTCCTATCACTGATGCGCAATTTGCCGCACTATCCGCCTAGTGTCGAAATGCTGGACGCTCTGACCACCGAGTTCACCGACGAGGATTTGACCGCCACGAATGCCGTGTTTGCCGAGTACCTGGCCACCAAACGCCTGGAGTTCTACAACGTGTGCTTCGTGATGCAAACTCTGCTCACCATCGAGGATCTGTCCACCATGCAGCTGTACGCCCAACTGATCCAGAAGGATGTGGCTGTGCAGCGCGTGTCCAAGCTCAGATACAAGATTAACCTCAGCACCACGGGAGTAAATCCAGAGGATGTGGTGGCCATCAACCTGGACGAAGTGGTGCTGGTGCCCAAGTCCAGCCTGGCCGCCTCGCCACTGCCCAAGCAGCTTGTGTTAGCCCTGCTGCCCCATCCCCACGAGGGCCTCGAGGCGAAGGATCCCATGCGGCGCCATGTGGCCGGTGTGGAGGCGGTCAGCCGCACCAACGTGCACATCCGCTTCAGCCGTGGCAACTGCCCCAAGGAAGAGGACCTCCTGGGCCAGCGCTTCTATGTGATTATCCGCTCCAAACGCACCCCTATGCGCTACATGTTTCGCGCCCTCAAGCTGCTCCAGGAGACCCCCTTGGTGCGCCGCTACCTATTTCCGTTCCCCAGCTGGTTGACCCAGATGGTGGACCAGTCGAGGATTCAGATGCACGACTGCGCTGTTCTGCCCAGCTGGATGCAGGCGAAGCCACTCCCGCAGCCTGCTCCTCCCGCCTCCATCGTCCTGCTGAATCCAACCATCAAATCTAACATTGAACAGCTGCAGGCGGTGCAGAGAATTGTCGCGGGACCAAGCCCTCAGGGACCCTACATCCTGTTCGGACCACCAG GCACTGGCAAAACCACTACCATTGTGGAGGCCATTCTACAGCTGCGCCTTCAACAACCGCGAAGCCGCATCCTCGTAACCGCCGGTTCGAACTCGGCCTGCGACACGATCGCCCTGAAGCTGTGCGAGTATATCCATGGCAATGCCCGTCTGCGGGAGCACTTCGCCCTGCAGGAGAAACCGGAGGCGAATCACCAGCTGATCCGCCTCTTCTCGCGCTCCATTCATCACAAAGGGCTGAAATCGGTGCCGGCACTGCTGCTGAAGAATTCCAACTGCTCGAAGAATATCTACGAGCACCTTGGAGTTTCGCATATACTCGAGTACGGCATCACTGTGGCCACTCTCTGCACCGTGGGACGCTTGGTCACCGACAATCTCGGCAAGCACAACTTCTTCAGCCACATCTTCATCGACGAGGCGGGCGCTGCCACCGAGCCGGAGGCTTTGATCGGCATCATGGGGGTCAAGCAGACGGCGGATTGTCATGTCATCCTGTCCGGGGATCACAAGCAGCTAGGAGCCGTAATCAAGAGCAATCGGGCTGCGTCCCTGGGACTGAGCCACTCCCTCATGGAGCGACTGCTCCGTTCCGATAGCTACAAGTTGGACGAGAACGGAAACTACGATCGCACTCTGCAGACGCGGCTGCGTCGCAACTATAGATCCCATCCGGAGATTGTGCGCGTGTTCAACGAGCTGTACTACAACGGTGAGCTAATCCCTCAGGCACCGACTGCGGATGTGAACCTGGCGGCCAACTGGAGCCTTCTGCCCAATCCCCAGTTCCCGATCATCTTTCAGGCCACCCATGGAGTGACCAAAAGGGAGCAGCACTCCACTAGTTCATACAACCAGCTGGAGGCTCAGGTACTCTGCTGGTATGTAAAGCGGCTGATGAACGATGGCCTGGGAAAGGGAAGGACAGTCAGACAGGAGGACATCGGCATAGTTGCGCCATACACGGCTCAGGGTAAACTCATCACGCAGCTTCTCCAAAGCCAGGGACACCCCAACGTGGAGGTTGGCAGCGTAGAGACCTACCAGGGTCGCGAGAAACCCGTCATAATTGCCAGTCTGGTGAGATCCTTTGCCAACATGGGATTCATGCGCAATCCCCGCCGGGTGAATGTTCTCCTCTCCAGGGCCAAGGCACTGCTGATCCTGGTCGGCAATCCGGTCACCCTGCGTCATCACAGGGACTTTAAGAAAATTATCAAGGAGTGCAAGGACCAAGGCACATATGTCTATAAGAAGAAGGCTTCCCAGCAGAGACCTCAGTTCTTGCCCGACATCGATGAAGATACATCCGACGAGGACTCGAGCAGTGAGTACGAAGACGATGAGCTCACACCCTGGTATGCCAGGATGCCAAAGGATATAAGTGTGACTAAGGACGACGAGGAAACAAGCTCATTCAAGGCGCAGGAGCATCTGGCTGCTTTAAATAAGAAACTGTCCCAGTTATCCATAAAAGAATCGGATAGGATCGCTGTACATTCCAACTTTCTCAAAGCCTGCGCAGCTGCGCCGAAACTAGCGAAGCTGAAACTGCAGAACATGTGA